The sequence below is a genomic window from Chromatiales bacterium.
GCCTTCCTCTCGCAGTCCTTTTTCGTGTAAATACTGTGTCATCTCCGATAGGTCACGGGATAAAGCTACTTGCTCTAACCTCTCATCTTCCGACAATCTATTCAAGTGTTCTAGTGCCATCTTAAGTTCCTCGTCTTTTGATAAATAATGGTATTCCGCTTCCGTTATTGCTTCGGAATGACTTAAAAGATAACACCATTTCTCTCTTAAATCAATCAATTGCTTGTAATCGCTTGGCAGTTTATTTAACTCGGCGGTCACAATCCTTAAATTTTTATTCAATCTATCATGAGGGTACTCGTCCGAGCGGATAGAAAAAGAATTAATACTACCCTTAAATTTTTTTTCCAACATCGAGTAGGTCGTGAATATCAAAGAATAGGCTGGTGCGACTTGGTCGTAATCCTTCCCTCTCTTTAAGCCCTGACTATAGAGTCTAGTCCAGTAAAATAAGATCCTTTCCTGCAGGTATTTGCTGAAGACCGATTGCATCTCAACATTGATATTCTCACCACTACTGAGCCTGACTCGCAAATCCAATATGACTTGCTTTTCATCTGATTTCTCGGGTAGTATTGCGTGTGGTTCGCAGTCCAGAGCATCGGTCGGCTTGGATGCAGGTGTTTGATCATCTTTGTCTTTAGCCTCAGGGTTTAGAATGATGACATCGGAGATGTTATCAGGAATAGGCAGAAAGCTCCTCAGTAATGACATCAAGACCTGCTCGTTCCTTGAGAAGAAAATCTTAAATATAATGTCTTGAGTTAGCTTTAACCCCATAGTTTTTTTGGGTGTTTTTTTTGCCATTTTTTTGGACATTAGATATTTCTCCTTATATGTTGAGTGATTTTTAGCAACAATATTATTGATAGCAACATATAAGCTAATCGGTTTTTAGGTCGGCGATGTAGCTTTTCCGACAGACGGTCGGAATTGGCCGACAGATGGCACTCATACTTTGTTTGTAAGCCCAGATATAGTTAGATTCGGTCTATTTGCTGTAAGCTAAACACTCGGGCATATGCAATGCTTGAAAAGCCAAAGTTTAATGCTGAGCTGTTGCAAAAGCAGGCTTTATTCTCTGAAGCTACAACGGGATGAAGTGTTGACAAGCCCTCGGACGATGCTGATACGGAACTGGATACCGACGATGAACCGACTAGCTATCAGGTACGAAAATAGATTTGATATTGAGTATCAAGATACAAAAAATAGTTGCTAGGATCTACTTAGAGGCTGTAATCTAAACTGTGCAAGTTTGAATTAAGAAAAACTATTTTGCCATTGGCACTTTTAGTACTTGTCCTACATATATAGTGTCCGAACTAAGCCTTGAGAGCTTTTTGATACTTTCAACTTTGCTGTTGAATTTTTTGGCAATAGAGAATAAGGTGTTGCCTTTGACGACTGTGTAATCTCGCACTGTCGTATGCGCAAGGATCATATCGGCGGAGGCGTAGTCGTTGAGGTAATTTTTAATGCCCGATACGATATTCTGCGCAAGTTTTGCTTGATAATCTGGTTGTCTCAATAGTTTTTCTTCTTCTTTATGGGTGAGATAGCCGAGCTCTACTAGCACTGATGGGACATCGGGGGATTTTAGGACGAGGAACGCTGCTGATTCTATTTGCTGACTTCTAACATTGCCGCCAAAGGCAGTAAGGATGCGCTGCCCCAGTAAATTGGCGCGTTCCATCGCTGCGTTCTGCGATAAATCTAGTAGTATCGAGGCGAGGAGGTTGTCTTTATCGTCAAGGTTAACACCGCCTACCACTGCTTTGTTCTCGCGTTGTGCAAGTATACGCGCCGCTTCGCTGGAGGCGCCTTTATCGGATAGCACATAGACTGATGCGCCGCGCACATTATCGTGATGAAAAGCATCAGCGTGCAATGAAATAAACAGATCTGCCCGATGGATGCGTGCGGCTTGTAGTCTTTTTCTTAAATCTATGAAGCGGTCGTCGTTCCGCGTTAGTAATGCTTTGATACCGTATTCTTGGTTGAGCATGCGTTGTAGGATAATTGCGGTTGCTAGCACGATGTCTTTTTCCCTGCTGTTTGATACGCCGATGGCGCCGGGGTCTTTACCGCCGTGCCCAGGGTCGATCATAATCAGAGCATCGCGTAGCTGGGTTTTATCTATCTGTCTTGTAGTCTCAGCGGCGATTGGTTGCGGTTTGCTGACCGGTTGCGGTGTGCTGACCGGTTGTGGTGCGCTGACCGGTTGTGGTGCGCTGACCGGTTGCGGTGTGCTCACTGGTTGTGGTGTGCTGGCTGGTTGCGGTGTGCTGACCGGTTGCGGTGTTCTCACTGGTTGCGGTGTGCTGACCGGTTGCGGTGTGCTGACTGGTTGCAGTTGGTTAATCTGCCCGGGGGTGCGAGGTTGGCTACTGAACCAGTTCGGATAGTTTAGCTTGAACATCAAGTGCGAGGCATCGGCTGGTAGCGTCTGCAACGATGTACTTTGTATACCGGCAACAAGGTCGAAGACTATTCTATAGTTTCCACCTTCTTTGGCTGCTAAGCGTACATTTTTGATAAATGTGTTTTGCATATTGGCGTCTGCTAACCTTGCGCCGCGCACCGTATCAAATAGATCGATGACCAAGCGAGGTGGGTTGCCGAGAATTAAGGTTTTATATCGCGGACGGCTATCAAAGCCGAGCGAGATAAGGGTGCTCTGATTAGCTTCGCTGATTTGTATGTCGCGTAATTCTGCTGAGTATGAAGTGAGTGGATATAGGCAGAGCCATGCGCATAAATATAAAAAACAAATGCTTTTATTTCTGAAGTATTTTTTCAAGACTTAAAATCCTCAATCATTTTTTAAAATCTTCAATTATTTTCTTTAGGGGATATTGCGTATTATTATCTATTAGGGCATTACGCGATAAATCGTCAATCTCCAAATTGATACATAGCGTCGGTTGCGGTAGCAGTGTTGCGGCATGTTCTGGCCATTCAATAATGCAAAAAGCATCGTCGCTAAAATAATCACGACCGCCGATCAGATCGAATTCATAAGCATCGGATATGCGATAAAAATCAAAGTGATGAACGATCAATCGTCCTATAGTATAACTATTAACCAGCGTAAAGGTAGGGCTTTTTACCGCTTGCGTGTAGCCTAGACCATAGAGGATCCCTTGACATAAGGTTGTTTTGCCAGCACCCAACGGTCCCTGCAGCCATAACGAGGTTGCCGGGCGCACATAATTTGCCAAGCATATACCCAATTGCTGCATAGCGGCGGCATCTTTAATGTGCAAATTAGGCATGGTAGCTAGTTTTGGCAGAACTTCCATTCACTACGCTGGGCAAATAATTGATGACGACATCGGCACTCAAACCGCGTGGCAAGTCGGCAGCAGCAAGATCGCCAGCGCGGGCGTGCGCACAGGTTCCGAGCAGGGCAGCTTTTTCTTGCGTCATACCTTGCCCTTGTAGTGATGCAATAATGCCGCTGAGCACATCGCCCATGCCAGCACTGGACATGCCCGGGTTACCGCCTTCGCACACTGTCGTTTGGGTGTTACTGCTAACGATCGTACCAGCGCCTTTTAGCACGCAGACACCGTGGTAGCGATTTTGTATCTCTTGCGCCGCGGCAAAGCGATTGCTTTGTATTTCACTGGTTGTCTTGTTCAATAGATGCGCCGCTTCGCCGGGATGCGGGGTGAGTATCCAGCGCTCTGCTGCCAGCGGCTCTTCGGCTAATAGATGCAAGGCATCGGCATCCACGACCAGCGGTTTATTGCTGTCTAAGGCTTCGGACAGCAGCGCAAGTGCCCAATCGTCGTTACCTAATCCCGGTCCTACGACGATCATGTTACAGTCTCGTATCAGTTTTTTCATTGCTTTCGAATTTTCCGCATCGTGTACCATCAGCGGTGGGCATAGCGCAGTCGCAATCGCAGTATGCTGCCCTCTCGTGAGCACACTGACCAAGCCAGCACCGCTATACAAAGCGGCTTTAGCAGCCAAGCCGATTGCTCCAGCCATACCATAATTGCCACCTATGAGCAGAACATGTCCGAAGTCCTTTTTATGCGTGTCGGACGATCTGGGTGGCAGCCATTTTAGTGCCTCTGCATGGTTGAGTAGTTGACAGTCGGGTTGTATCTGGCTAATGATGTCCGCTAAACATTGTAAGTTGGAAAAAAAAATCTGTCCGCAATAATCTTTGCCGGCAGCAGTATACATGCCGCGTTTGCGGGTGATAAAGCTGACCGTGATATCGGCATTGACTGCGACTGGTCGCACACACCCGCGGTCGGCATCTAAACCCGAAGGAATATCCACTGCCAGCACCGGTGCGCTATGGCTATTGATGCGATTAATCCAGTTGACCGCTTGCTCCGATAAGTCTCTATTGAGACCGCTACCGAAGATCGCATCAACGATCACATCGGCTTTGTCTACTTCGGTTGCTGTGATTGTTTTGCCACCCGCTGCTAGATACACGCGACGCGCTTTTAATGCATCGCCTTTGATGTGATCTGTATCGCCGAATTGACAAATCTTTACATTCCTTCCGATGCGGTGGAATAACTCGGCGATGACATAACCGTCGCCACCGTTATTACCGACACCCGTATAGATGATGATATTACGCGCGTCCGGCCATCTCGCAATCAGTTGACCAAAGCAAGCTCGCCCAGCCCGTTGCATCAACTCGTAGCCGTCCACGGGTGTTTGCTCAATGAGCATTTGATCTATTTTTCTACTCTGCTCAGCAGTGTATAGGGCACGCATCATTCTGCCTGGTTTGCTGGTAGGCTATGTTTATCAACATGCGTTTGCAGCCACATTTCAAGTAGCGCACAATGCCAGAGTTTGTTGCCTTGTATCGGGGTCAATTGATCTTCTGCAGAGTTTAGCAAGTGGTTTATGTAACTATGTTCAAATAAGTCTCGCTCTCGGCAAGCTCTAGAGTTTAAGGTGTCGCACATCATTTCAAAAAATATTCCCTGTATATATTTTAAGGCAGGAACTGGGAAATAGCCTTTTTTACGCTCTATAATTTCAACGGGTAGATAGCGGCGGGCAATTTTTTTCAAGCAGTATTTGCCGCCGTCTCTGAGTTTGAGTGTCGCCGGCATCGCGCAAGCACGCTCAACTAGATGTTGGTCCAAAAACGGCACTCTCGCTTCTATCCCCCAAGCCATCATCATATTGTCTACCCGCTTGACTGGGTCGTCAACGATTAATGTGCCGATATCAAAACACAAAACAGTATTCAGAAATTCGGGTTGATTAATTTGTCTAAGGCGGCTTTCGACCAATGCCGAGGTGTTGTCGTGTATATGCCATCGCCGCGTTACGGTGTCTAGATATTCTTTGTGGCTGCGATCGAAGTAGTACGGCTTGAATCGTTCTATAGCCGATCCGTTTGCCTGGTGCATTTTAGGATACCAGAAATAGCCGCCGAATACTTCGTCAGCACCTTGTCCGCTTTGCACAACTTTAATGTCTGCAGCGACTTGCTCGGCGAGTAAGTAGAAGGCGATGCAATCTTGGGCAGGCATCGGTTCAGCCATCTTTGCAATTGCTTCGCCGAGGCGACTGTATAATTGAGTATCGGATACGCTAAAGCGATGGTGTTGGGTGTCGAAATATTTGACAACCATATCGGAATATACGAACTCGTCGCCAAATTCTTTGCCTTTGCTATCAAAGCCTATCGTATAGGTGTTGATATCGGAGATGTTCAATTTAGCGAGCAGTGCGACCAAAAGACTCGAGTCCAGACCACCCGATAGTAGCACACCAACATCTACATCAGCTATCTCAAAGCGTTTCTTAACCGCGTTCAATAGCTCGCTTTCAATCAATTCCAGCCACTCGTTTTCTGACATCACCATCGGCTGTATCTGTTCGGGCAAAGACCAATAGCAGCGCTTAGTCGAATTGCCCGAGTCATCGATTGACATAGTATGTGCCGGTTCCAGTTTGCGTATGCCGCGCAGCAATGTGCGCGGTGCTGGCACTACCGCGTGCAAACTGAGATGGTGATGCAACGACAGCGCGTCAATCTGTGTGTCTATTCCATCGGTTGACAATAGCGCCTGCGGATTGGATGCAAAGCGCAAACAATCGGCGGTGCGTGCATAATAAAGCGGCTTGATGCCTAAGCGGTCGCGTGCCAGCAAAAGTGTGTTCCGATACTTATCCCAGACTGCAAAAGCAAAGATACCATCTAACCGCTCAACGCACGCTGCTTGCCAACGGTGATAGGCTTTTAATATGACCTCACTGTCGCTGGTGCTGAAAAAGCGATAGCCATAAGCCTTCAGTTGTGCTCGCAGCGTTTTATAATTATAAATGACACCGTTGAATACCAGTTGCAAGCCGAGCGCGTCATCGCTCATCGGTTGATTGCCGCTCTCTGATAGGTCAATAATTGCCAGTCGCGCATGCGCAAGACCTACATTTTCGTGGCACCAAATCCGCTGACTGTCGGGACCGCGAAAACTAATATGCGCGAGCATCTTCCGCAAGTTATCGGCATCTGCCTTCCGCCCCCCAAAATAAAACTCACCGGCAATACCACACATTGTGGCTAAATTATACAGGATATCGCTAAACCCACCCACTGATCTGATCGCGCAACCTCCGGTGATACGCGCTGTATAGTAATTAAATTATATACATCATATAATAAATAAAGTAGCATCAAACCTAAGGAATTATGGAGGCTGAATTGAAGGAGCGACAATTTAGCAGCAATGCAGATAGCATAAGTTTTATTGATACACTGGTAATATTAATACTGGGAGGTATTAGTATAGGAATTGTAGTATTGGGGAACTACCTTGATAGTCACCTTGTTTCCATATTAGGGCTATTGTTTATTATAGTAATAGCCGGAGTTTCTGTACTCAGATTTATAAGTTCTATTCTAGATCTTACAGATCGTCTAAAGCAAAGATAGATCCTTTATCTAAATTAATTAATAACGCTCGGTGGCTAATTGCAGTGTTCACTTTGGGTGCTATGCTACCCTTTCATGTGAGGTTTTCGTTAAGAGGTAGGGGCGAGACCAAGTGTCACCCAGTGACGATCCTATTCTCTGCGTTTGTTCTCCAATCGCTTAAATCAGCAAGTGTAGATATTTCGGATGATTGGTCAATACGCAGGCTTTGTAATGCAAAGGTTGTTTGCTTTGCGTTTTAAGCCGATTTTTCATATAATATGAACTGTTATTTGAACATAGGTTGACTTTTATAAGCTCCTCACTGGGAGCTTTTTTATTATATGCGTATCAGTCGGGCGTAGATTGTCTGAAGGAGCGATATGGATAGTGCTACGGATTTATCGGAGATCCTAAAACCGGTAGTTGAAAAAATGGGTTATATTTACTGGGGTCTGCGGGTGCAACAGCACCGTGCGCATTCGCTGTTGCAGGTGTATATAGACCATCCCACTGGTGTGACGCTTGATGATTGTTCTGCGGTTAGCAATCAGTTGAGTGGTATATTGGATGTTGAAGATTTAATTGAGCGATCGTACACCTTAGAGGTTTCGTCGCCCGGCATAGATAGACTGTTGCTCAATAACGAGCATTATGAACTATATATAGGAGCTAAAATAAAAGTGAAAAGCTATATGGCTGTAAATAATAGAAAGAATTTTACCGGTCTTTTAGAGGCTGCGAATAGTAGATTCATCACCCTAAAAACTGAACAAGGGTCGATTGATATTCCGCACAATGCTATTAAGCAAGGACAATTACTTTGCGAAGATTAACATAACTCTGAACGAGGACATAGCTATGGAAAATAAAGAGATTTTACGAGTAGTAGAAGCTGTACAAAACGAAAAAAATGTAGCTGCCGAAGATGTATTCAAGGCTTTAGAAGCCGCTTTAGCAGTTGCCGCTCGTAAGAAATACGATAGCCATTTAGATATTTGCGTAGAGATAGATCGCCAAACCGGATCATATAACACCTACCGGCGATGGCAGGTTGTTGACGATGATGATGTCGAGTTTTCATCTTCGGATTATCAAATACTGCTGAGTTCGGCGCGTAAGGAAGACGAGTCGTTGAACCCCGGCGATTATTTGGAAAGACAGGTTGATAATGTTCCTTTTGGACGTATTTCCGCATACACTGCTAGACAAGTTATCGTACAAAAGTTACGCGAAGCTGAGCGTACGCGCACGGTATCTTTGTATAAAGATAAAGTGGGAACTTTAATTATGGGTAATGCTAAGAACGAAGATCATAGCGGGCTCTATATAGACTTGGGAAATAACGGTGAAGGTTTTATACCTCGTAACGAGTTAATTCCGCGCGAT
It includes:
- a CDS encoding Rpn family recombination-promoting nuclease/putative transposase; the encoded protein is MSKKMAKKTPKKTMGLKLTQDIIFKIFFSRNEQVLMSLLRSFLPIPDNISDVIILNPEAKDKDDQTPASKPTDALDCEPHAILPEKSDEKQVILDLRVRLSSGENINVEMQSVFSKYLQERILFYWTRLYSQGLKRGKDYDQVAPAYSLIFTTYSMLEKKFKGSINSFSIRSDEYPHDRLNKNLRIVTAELNKLPSDYKQLIDLREKWCYLLSHSEAITEAEYHYLSKDEELKMALEHLNRLSEDERLEQVALSRDLSEMTQYLHEKGLREEG
- a CDS encoding N-acetylmuramoyl-L-alanine amidase, which produces MKKYFRNKSICFLYLCAWLCLYPLTSYSAELRDIQISEANQSTLISLGFDSRPRYKTLILGNPPRLVIDLFDTVRGARLADANMQNTFIKNVRLAAKEGGNYRIVFDLVAGIQSTSLQTLPADASHLMFKLNYPNWFSSQPRTPGQINQLQPVSTPQPVSTPQPVRTPQPVSTPQPASTPQPVSTPQPVSAPQPVSAPQPVSTPQPVSKPQPIAAETTRQIDKTQLRDALIMIDPGHGGKDPGAIGVSNSREKDIVLATAIILQRMLNQEYGIKALLTRNDDRFIDLRKRLQAARIHRADLFISLHADAFHHDNVRGASVYVLSDKGASSEAARILAQRENKAVVGGVNLDDKDNLLASILLDLSQNAAMERANLLGQRILTAFGGNVRSQQIESAAFLVLKSPDVPSVLVELGYLTHKEEEKLLRQPDYQAKLAQNIVSGIKNYLNDYASADMILAHTTVRDYTVVKGNTLFSIAKKFNSKVESIKKLSRLSSDTIYVGQVLKVPMAK
- the tsaE gene encoding tRNA (adenosine(37)-N6)-threonylcarbamoyltransferase complex ATPase subunit type 1 TsaE, producing MPNLHIKDAAAMQQLGICLANYVRPATSLWLQGPLGAGKTTLCQGILYGLGYTQAVKSPTFTLVNSYTIGRLIVHHFDFYRISDAYEFDLIGGRDYFSDDAFCIIEWPEHAATLLPQPTLCINLEIDDLSRNALIDNNTQYPLKKIIEDFKK
- a CDS encoding NAD(P)H-hydrate dehydratase, which gives rise to MMRALYTAEQSRKIDQMLIEQTPVDGYELMQRAGRACFGQLIARWPDARNIIIYTGVGNNGGDGYVIAELFHRIGRNVKICQFGDTDHIKGDALKARRVYLAAGGKTITATEVDKADVIVDAIFGSGLNRDLSEQAVNWINRINSHSAPVLAVDIPSGLDADRGCVRPVAVNADITVSFITRKRGMYTAAGKDYCGQIFFSNLQCLADIISQIQPDCQLLNHAEALKWLPPRSSDTHKKDFGHVLLIGGNYGMAGAIGLAAKAALYSGAGLVSVLTRGQHTAIATALCPPLMVHDAENSKAMKKLIRDCNMIVVGPGLGNDDWALALLSEALDSNKPLVVDADALHLLAEEPLAAERWILTPHPGEAAHLLNKTTSEIQSNRFAAAQEIQNRYHGVCVLKGAGTIVSSNTQTTVCEGGNPGMSSAGMGDVLSGIIASLQGQGMTQEKAALLGTCAHARAGDLAAADLPRGLSADVVINYLPSVVNGSSAKTSYHA
- a CDS encoding N-acetylglutaminylglutamine amidotransferase, with protein sequence MCGIAGEFYFGGRKADADNLRKMLAHISFRGPDSQRIWCHENVGLAHARLAIIDLSESGNQPMSDDALGLQLVFNGVIYNYKTLRAQLKAYGYRFFSTSDSEVILKAYHRWQAACVERLDGIFAFAVWDKYRNTLLLARDRLGIKPLYYARTADCLRFASNPQALLSTDGIDTQIDALSLHHHLSLHAVVPAPRTLLRGIRKLEPAHTMSIDDSGNSTKRCYWSLPEQIQPMVMSENEWLELIESELLNAVKKRFEIADVDVGVLLSGGLDSSLLVALLAKLNISDINTYTIGFDSKGKEFGDEFVYSDMVVKYFDTQHHRFSVSDTQLYSRLGEAIAKMAEPMPAQDCIAFYLLAEQVAADIKVVQSGQGADEVFGGYFWYPKMHQANGSAIERFKPYYFDRSHKEYLDTVTRRWHIHDNTSALVESRLRQINQPEFLNTVLCFDIGTLIVDDPVKRVDNMMMAWGIEARVPFLDQHLVERACAMPATLKLRDGGKYCLKKIARRYLPVEIIERKKGYFPVPALKYIQGIFFEMMCDTLNSRACRERDLFEHSYINHLLNSAEDQLTPIQGNKLWHCALLEMWLQTHVDKHSLPANQAE
- a CDS encoding ribosome maturation factor RimP, encoding MDSATDLSEILKPVVEKMGYIYWGLRVQQHRAHSLLQVYIDHPTGVTLDDCSAVSNQLSGILDVEDLIERSYTLEVSSPGIDRLLLNNEHYELYIGAKIKVKSYMAVNNRKNFTGLLEAANSRFITLKTEQGSIDIPHNAIKQGQLLCED